From Abyssibius alkaniclasticus:
GTTCAGGCTGTTTTGTGCGTTCAGCTTTTCCTGCTCGGCATTCAGCACATCCAGCGTTGTGCGCGCACCAAGCCGCGCCTCTTCAACCGTGCCTTCATAGGCAAGCTGGGCGGCGGCAACCTGCAAACGGTTCGCCTCGATCGCGGCACGGGCCACGCGCAGATTGGCCCAGGCCACGGCGGTGTTCTGGCTGACGGAACGGCGGGCATCCTGGGTTTCGGCCATGCGGCGCTCCAGCACGCTGCCGGCCTGGCGCACCAGCGCCACCAGCGAGCCGCCGGTATAAAGCGGAATCGCGCCGGTGATCGTAACCGAGTTCGACGAGCCCGAACTGCCCGTGGAAACCCCGACGCTGGCGCGCGCATCCACGCTTACGCCACGCGCGGCGCGGGCGCGCTGCATGTCCAGCACGGCGGCGCGCTCGCCATAGAGCGCGGCAAGAATGCTGGGATGGTTGGCCTGTGCCGCGGCCTCAGCCGCCTCCAGCGAGGCGGGCAAGGGGGGCAATGGCGGACGCGGCGCAAGGTTGTTGGGGGCCACGCCGATAACCGCACGGTAATTCTCGTTCGAGGCGGCCAGCATCCCCTGCGCGGCGGCCAGATTGGCCTGCGCACCGGCAGCGCGCGCTTCGGCAAGGCTTACATCGGTGCGGGTGACCGCGCCAACATTGAACCGGTCGCGCGTGGCCTGCACCTGTTCTTCCAGCAAGCGCAAGTTGTTGCGCGCCAGTTGCACGGCAGCCGCATCGCGCTGCACATCGACATAGGCAATGATCGCAGCAAGCATGATCTGCTGTTCGGTGCTGCGCAACCCGGCGCGGTTGGCCAGCACGGCCTGTTTGGCCGCCTCGATCGCAATGCGCGACTGCCCGCCATCATAAAGCGTCAGCGAGGCATTGAGCGCCGCCGAATAGGTATCGGTCACCGTGCTGTCAAAGGCCGGGCTTTGTGCAAAATTCGCGGTGCCCGAAAGGCTGAATTGCGGGCGCATCGCCGCGCGGGCCAGGGCAACGTTTTCATCCACCGCACGCAGCGCGGCGCGTGTGGCCGAAAGGCTGGGATTGGTTTCATAAGCCAGGCGCAGCGCATCGGCCAGACTGTCGGCCTGGGCCAGATTGCCAACCAGCGCCAAGACTGCGCTTGTGCTTGCCAGCCTTTGCCAGAATTTTCGCTTCATGTGCCGCTCCTTGGGAATATGATGTCGAGTTAGGCGCGACATTTACGCGTTTCAACCCGCTGGTCTAGAAAACAAATGCCGGAACT
This genomic window contains:
- a CDS encoding TolC family outer membrane protein translates to MKRKFWQRLASTSAVLALVGNLAQADSLADALRLAYETNPSLSATRAALRAVDENVALARAAMRPQFSLSGTANFAQSPAFDSTVTDTYSAALNASLTLYDGGQSRIAIEAAKQAVLANRAGLRSTEQQIMLAAIIAYVDVQRDAAAVQLARNNLRLLEEQVQATRDRFNVGAVTRTDVSLAEARAAGAQANLAAAQGMLAASNENYRAVIGVAPNNLAPRPPLPPLPASLEAAEAAAQANHPSILAALYGERAAVLDMQRARAARGVSVDARASVGVSTGSSGSSNSVTITGAIPLYTGGSLVALVRQAGSVLERRMAETQDARRSVSQNTAVAWANLRVARAAIEANRLQVAAAQLAYEGTVEEARLGARTTLDVLNAEQEKLNAQNSLNSAQRDAYVAGYNLLASIGALTADQLNIGITPYDPEQHYNQVRNAPATDLGASRTVDAIADRWR